One genomic segment of Agromyces intestinalis includes these proteins:
- a CDS encoding DUF3097 domain-containing protein, which produces MPAPDSPFDGPDRYGSDVLAGDWRARGRRVIPEVAADRDLVVELTADGFCGAVVAVEKQTVTLEDRFGRRRLFPLGPGFLVDGEPVKLVPPTRAAPGARGAGSSGAPGVPGGATGGASARPRTASGSFAVDHGRAKVALPSRIFVEGRHDAELVERVWGADLRVEGVVVEYLEGVDLLPDLLDEFRPGPGRRAGVLVDHLVPGSKEQRISDAVARGPHGANVLVVGHPFIDIWQGVKPARLGIEAWPVIPRGTEWKHGICAAFGWPHADQADIARAWQRILGRVRDYTDLEPALLGRVEELIDFVTAP; this is translated from the coding sequence GTGCCCGCTCCCGACTCCCCCTTCGACGGCCCAGACCGCTACGGCTCCGACGTGCTCGCCGGCGACTGGCGTGCCCGCGGGCGCCGTGTCATCCCCGAGGTGGCCGCCGACCGCGATCTCGTCGTCGAGCTCACCGCCGACGGGTTCTGCGGTGCCGTGGTCGCCGTCGAGAAGCAGACCGTCACCCTCGAGGACCGATTCGGCAGGCGCCGACTCTTCCCGCTCGGGCCGGGGTTCCTCGTCGACGGCGAACCGGTGAAACTCGTGCCGCCGACGCGAGCCGCACCCGGCGCACGCGGTGCCGGCTCGAGCGGCGCGCCCGGTGTGCCTGGAGGCGCGACCGGCGGCGCATCCGCACGCCCGCGCACCGCGTCGGGCTCGTTCGCCGTCGACCACGGCCGTGCGAAGGTCGCGCTGCCGAGCCGCATCTTCGTCGAGGGCCGGCACGACGCCGAACTCGTCGAGCGGGTGTGGGGCGCCGACCTGCGCGTCGAGGGCGTCGTCGTCGAGTATCTCGAGGGCGTCGACCTGCTTCCCGACCTGCTCGACGAGTTCCGCCCCGGCCCGGGGCGCCGGGCAGGCGTGCTCGTCGACCACCTCGTGCCCGGGTCGAAAGAGCAGCGCATCTCCGACGCGGTCGCTCGCGGGCCGCACGGGGCGAACGTGCTCGTGGTGGGGCATCCGTTCATCGACATCTGGCAGGGAGTGAAACCCGCACGGCTCGGCATCGAGGCCTGGCCGGTCATCCCCCGCGGCACCGAGTGGAAGCACGGCATCTGCGCCGCCTTCGGCTGGCCGCACGCAGACCAGGCCGACATCGCCCGGGCGTGGCAGCGCATCCTCGGCCGGGTGCGCGATTACACCGACCTCGAGCCGGCACTCCTCGGCCGCGTCGAGGAGCTCATCGACTTCGTGACCGCACCCTGA
- a CDS encoding error-prone DNA polymerase, with the protein MGWNNPEIPWSELERTLSDRRRPDQSRSKLIADGGDSPAWSRKRHPYKPSTPLPPPTEPLVPYAELHAHSAYSFLDGASMPEQLVEEAVRLGLTGLSLTDHDGFYGIVRFAEAAESFPDLTTVFGAELSLGLSAPQLGAADPQGDHLLVLARREAGYHRLAGAITAAQLAGGEKGRPVYDLDDLAARAGDDWVVLTGCRKGAVRRALAADGPDAAWRELDRLVALFGAEHVVVELTDHGHPDDQVRNDVLAGLAARARLPIVATNAVHYATPPEHRLASALAAVRARRSLDELDGWLPGSDGQHLRSGAEMQARFARYPGAVARSVSLADELGFTLRSARPRLPKQQVPAGHTPMSWLRELVWRGAAELYPGVPDHVRDRLEQELAVIEQKDFPGYFLIVHDLVREARDRGILCQGRGSAANSAVCYALRITAVDSIGFNLPFERFLSALRDEEPDIDVDFDSDRREEIIQYVYGKYGRENAAQVANVISYRPKNAVRDMAKALGYSPGQQDAWSRQVERWGAVVETDDHDIPQPVVELAEQVLGFPRHLGIHSGGMVLTDRPVGEVVPIEHARMEHRTVLQWDKDDCAWMGLVKFDLLGLGMLAALQYTFDLIRETTGETWELASLPKEEAAVYDMLCRADSIGVFQVESRAQMGTLPRLKPREYYDLVVEIALIRPGPVQGGAVHPYIRRRTGEEEVTYLHPKLEPVLERTKGVPLFQEQLMQMAVAVGDCTPADADLLRRAMGSKRGVEKISRLKEKLYAGMARNGLSPEDADLVYGKIEAFANFGFAESHALSFALLVYASSWLKLHYPAAFLAALLRAQPMGFYSPQTLTADARRHGVRVLRPDIQRSGVHAGLEPLDADERSDASPRRAPTGMPTCAAAEQPPVPKEFDREAPDRSAEHRRDGAFAVRLGLADVSSIGEKTAERIVAERGRGGPFRDLAEVSRRCGLEASELEALAAAGAFASFGLDRRRALWLAGEAAQDREEFLAGSVVIVQPPLLPLLTEAEQVVYDLWATGISPDDHPIRHIREQLDARGVLRVDRLRDAESGRRIEVGGVVTHRQRPATASGITFLNLEDESGTVNIIAGVGVWNRYRRIAREAPAMIVRGMLERSRDGIVNVVADRFESLAVSARHRSRDFR; encoded by the coding sequence ATGGGCTGGAACAACCCCGAGATCCCCTGGTCCGAGCTCGAGCGCACGCTCTCCGACCGGCGCCGGCCCGACCAGAGCCGGTCGAAGCTCATCGCCGACGGCGGCGACAGTCCGGCATGGAGTCGCAAGCGACATCCGTACAAACCCTCGACTCCCCTGCCGCCGCCGACCGAGCCGCTCGTGCCCTATGCCGAGCTGCACGCGCACTCGGCCTACAGCTTCCTCGACGGCGCCTCGATGCCCGAGCAGCTCGTCGAAGAGGCCGTGCGGCTCGGCCTCACCGGACTCTCGCTCACCGACCACGACGGGTTCTACGGCATCGTGCGGTTCGCCGAGGCCGCCGAAAGCTTCCCCGACCTCACGACCGTGTTCGGGGCCGAGCTCTCGCTCGGGCTCTCGGCGCCCCAGCTCGGCGCGGCCGACCCCCAGGGCGACCACCTGCTCGTGCTCGCCCGGCGCGAAGCGGGCTACCACCGGCTCGCGGGCGCGATCACGGCGGCGCAGCTCGCCGGCGGTGAGAAGGGCCGACCGGTCTACGACCTCGACGACCTGGCCGCGCGGGCCGGCGACGACTGGGTCGTGCTCACCGGGTGCCGCAAGGGTGCGGTTCGCAGGGCGCTGGCCGCCGACGGGCCGGATGCCGCGTGGCGCGAGCTCGACCGGCTGGTCGCGCTGTTCGGCGCCGAGCACGTGGTGGTCGAGCTCACCGACCACGGGCACCCCGACGATCAGGTGCGCAACGACGTGCTCGCCGGCCTCGCCGCGCGCGCCCGGCTGCCGATCGTCGCGACGAACGCGGTGCACTACGCGACGCCGCCCGAGCATCGACTCGCGTCCGCGCTCGCCGCGGTGCGGGCCCGGCGCAGCCTCGACGAGCTCGACGGCTGGCTGCCGGGCAGCGACGGACAGCACCTGCGGTCGGGCGCCGAGATGCAGGCGCGGTTCGCCAGGTATCCGGGCGCGGTGGCCCGCTCGGTATCGCTGGCCGACGAGCTCGGGTTCACGCTGCGCAGCGCCCGGCCGCGCCTGCCGAAGCAGCAGGTGCCGGCGGGGCACACGCCGATGAGCTGGCTGCGCGAGCTGGTTTGGCGGGGCGCTGCCGAGCTGTACCCCGGTGTGCCCGACCACGTGCGCGATCGACTCGAGCAAGAGCTCGCGGTGATCGAGCAGAAGGACTTCCCCGGCTACTTCCTGATCGTGCACGACCTGGTGCGCGAGGCGCGCGACCGGGGCATCCTGTGCCAGGGCCGCGGATCTGCGGCGAACTCGGCGGTCTGCTACGCGCTGCGCATCACCGCGGTCGACTCGATCGGCTTCAACCTGCCGTTCGAGCGGTTCCTGTCGGCGCTGCGCGACGAAGAGCCCGACATCGACGTCGACTTCGACTCCGACCGGCGCGAAGAGATCATCCAGTACGTCTACGGCAAGTACGGGCGCGAGAACGCCGCCCAGGTCGCCAATGTCATCAGCTACCGCCCGAAGAACGCGGTGCGCGACATGGCGAAGGCGCTCGGGTACTCACCCGGCCAGCAAGACGCCTGGTCGCGCCAGGTCGAGCGCTGGGGCGCCGTCGTCGAGACCGACGACCACGACATCCCGCAGCCGGTCGTCGAGCTCGCCGAGCAGGTGCTCGGGTTCCCGCGGCACCTCGGCATCCACTCGGGCGGCATGGTGCTCACCGACCGCCCGGTCGGCGAGGTGGTGCCGATCGAGCACGCCCGCATGGAGCACCGCACGGTGCTGCAATGGGACAAGGACGACTGCGCGTGGATGGGGCTCGTGAAGTTCGACCTGCTGGGGCTCGGCATGCTCGCGGCGCTGCAGTACACCTTCGACCTGATCCGCGAGACCACCGGCGAGACCTGGGAGCTGGCGAGCCTGCCGAAAGAAGAGGCCGCCGTCTACGACATGCTGTGCCGAGCCGACTCGATCGGGGTGTTCCAGGTCGAGTCGCGGGCGCAGATGGGCACCCTCCCACGCCTGAAGCCGCGCGAGTACTACGACCTGGTCGTCGAGATCGCGCTCATCCGGCCCGGTCCGGTGCAAGGCGGTGCGGTGCATCCGTACATTCGCCGTCGCACCGGCGAAGAGGAGGTGACCTACCTGCATCCGAAGCTCGAGCCGGTACTGGAGCGCACGAAGGGGGTGCCGCTCTTCCAGGAGCAGCTCATGCAGATGGCGGTCGCGGTCGGCGACTGCACGCCCGCCGACGCCGACCTGCTGCGCCGCGCGATGGGCTCCAAGCGCGGGGTCGAGAAGATCTCACGGCTGAAAGAGAAGCTCTACGCGGGTATGGCGCGCAACGGCCTCTCACCCGAGGACGCCGACCTCGTCTACGGCAAGATCGAGGCGTTCGCCAACTTCGGCTTCGCCGAGAGCCATGCGCTGAGCTTCGCACTGCTCGTCTACGCGAGCTCGTGGCTGAAACTGCACTACCCGGCAGCGTTCCTGGCCGCGCTGCTGCGCGCCCAGCCGATGGGCTTCTACTCGCCGCAGACACTCACCGCCGACGCCCGGCGACACGGGGTGCGGGTGCTGCGGCCCGACATCCAGCGGTCGGGGGTGCACGCGGGGCTCGAACCGCTCGACGCGGACGAGCGATCGGATGCCTCGCCTCGCCGCGCTCCGACCGGCATGCCGACGTGCGCGGCCGCCGAGCAGCCGCCCGTCCCGAAGGAGTTCGACCGCGAGGCACCCGACCGGTCGGCCGAGCATCGGCGCGACGGCGCGTTCGCGGTGCGGCTCGGGCTGGCAGACGTCTCGTCGATCGGCGAGAAGACCGCCGAGCGCATCGTCGCCGAACGCGGGCGCGGCGGCCCGTTCCGCGACCTGGCGGAGGTGTCGAGACGGTGCGGGCTCGAGGCATCCGAACTCGAAGCGCTCGCCGCTGCCGGGGCGTTCGCGTCCTTCGGGCTCGACCGCCGCCGGGCGCTCTGGCTCGCGGGCGAGGCCGCACAGGATCGCGAGGAGTTCCTGGCGGGCTCGGTCGTGATCGTACAGCCGCCGTTGCTGCCGCTGCTCACCGAGGCCGAGCAGGTCGTGTACGACCTGTGGGCCACCGGGATCTCGCCCGACGACCACCCGATCCGGCACATCCGCGAGCAGCTCGACGCCCGCGGCGTGCTGCGGGTCGACCGGCTGCGCGACGCCGAGTCGGGCCGGCGCATCGAGGTCGGCGGCGTGGTCACCCATCGGCAGCGGCCCGCGACCGCGTCGGGCATCACGTTCCTGAATCTCGAAGACGAGTCGGGCACCGTGAACATCATCGCCGGGGTCGGCGTGTGGAACCGGTACCGCCGCATCGCCCGCGAGGCGCCCGCGATGATCGTGCGCGGCATGCTCGAGCGCAGCCGCGATGGCATCGTGAACGTCGTCGCCGACCGGTTCGAGTCGCTCGCCGTGTCGGCCAGGCACCGCTCGCGCGACTTCCGTTAG
- a CDS encoding DNA polymerase Y family protein: MSDLARTIVLWCPDWPVLAAAREAAIDPSSPIALTAGGLVHSSSASARREGVIRGLRLREAQLRCPSVVVLAYDAALDARAFEPVVRAVEQAVPGVQVVRPGTLAMRARGPVRYYGGEDAAAQALLATVASAGVPDARVGVSDGPFAAEQAARATRDEQPVGVVDAGASAGFLAPLPVRLVVEPRVATLLQRLGVRTLGEFAALPADDVRRRFGAAGAFAHRLAAGREGTRVAPRTPPPEFAVEQEFEPPIDRVDQLAFAFRVRAEEFIDRMRASRLVCTAIRVEIDDDRGGHSGRGWLHPRWFTAADVVDRIRWQLQGSGSADRGLAAPIVRVRVVPERVDSTGNHEDGLWGGGPDERVHHGLTRVQSMLGHDAVVTAAVGGGRMLTDRQVLVPWGDRPPERRDDAPWPGSLPALAPASVFRERPRAVLLDAGGATVTVDDRGAVSAAPVSFAVGGGEPAAVRAWAGPWPVVERWWDPVHARRVHRFQVVDDDGCAWLLVRDADGWQAEARYD; this comes from the coding sequence ATGAGCGACCTCGCCCGCACGATCGTGCTCTGGTGCCCCGACTGGCCGGTCCTGGCCGCCGCCCGCGAGGCCGCGATCGACCCGTCGTCGCCCATCGCGCTCACCGCGGGGGGACTCGTGCACTCGTCGTCGGCCTCGGCACGCCGCGAGGGCGTCATCCGCGGCCTGCGACTGCGCGAGGCGCAGCTGCGGTGCCCGTCGGTCGTGGTGCTGGCCTACGACGCGGCGCTCGACGCGCGGGCGTTCGAACCGGTCGTCCGCGCGGTCGAACAGGCGGTGCCGGGCGTGCAGGTGGTGCGGCCCGGCACGCTGGCGATGCGGGCACGCGGCCCGGTGCGCTACTACGGCGGTGAGGATGCCGCGGCGCAGGCGCTGCTCGCGACCGTGGCCTCGGCCGGGGTGCCCGATGCCAGGGTAGGAGTCTCCGACGGGCCGTTCGCCGCCGAGCAAGCCGCCCGGGCCACCCGCGACGAGCAGCCCGTCGGGGTCGTCGACGCCGGGGCATCCGCCGGGTTCCTCGCCCCGCTGCCGGTGCGCCTGGTGGTCGAGCCGCGGGTCGCGACGCTGCTGCAGCGCCTCGGGGTGCGTACGCTGGGCGAGTTCGCCGCGCTGCCGGCCGACGATGTGCGCCGTCGGTTCGGCGCCGCGGGCGCGTTCGCGCATAGGCTCGCTGCGGGGCGCGAGGGCACTCGGGTCGCGCCGCGCACTCCCCCGCCCGAGTTCGCCGTCGAGCAGGAGTTCGAGCCGCCGATCGACCGGGTCGACCAGCTCGCGTTCGCGTTCCGGGTGCGGGCCGAGGAGTTCATCGACCGCATGCGCGCGAGCCGGCTCGTGTGCACCGCGATCCGGGTCGAGATCGACGACGACCGCGGCGGGCACTCGGGTCGTGGCTGGCTGCACCCGCGCTGGTTCACCGCGGCCGACGTGGTCGACCGCATCCGGTGGCAGCTGCAGGGGTCGGGCAGCGCCGATCGCGGCCTCGCGGCGCCGATCGTGCGTGTGCGGGTGGTGCCCGAGCGGGTCGACTCGACCGGCAACCACGAAGACGGGCTGTGGGGCGGCGGACCCGACGAGCGCGTGCACCACGGTCTCACCCGGGTGCAGAGCATGCTCGGGCACGACGCGGTCGTCACGGCCGCGGTCGGCGGTGGTCGCATGCTCACCGACCGGCAGGTGCTCGTGCCGTGGGGCGACCGGCCGCCCGAGCGCCGCGACGACGCCCCCTGGCCGGGCAGCCTGCCCGCGCTCGCACCCGCGAGCGTGTTCCGCGAGCGCCCCCGGGCGGTGCTCCTCGACGCGGGTGGCGCGACCGTGACGGTCGACGACCGCGGCGCGGTGTCGGCCGCCCCGGTCTCGTTCGCGGTCGGCGGCGGCGAGCCCGCCGCGGTGCGCGCCTGGGCGGGCCCGTGGCCGGTGGTCGAACGCTGGTGGGATCCGGTGCACGCCCGCCGCGTGCACCGCTTCCAGGTGGTCGACGACGACGGCTGCGCCTGGCTGCTGGTGCGCGACGCCGACGGCTGGCAGGCCGAGGCGAGATACGACTAG
- a CDS encoding cation transporter — MHVLSPPAALSADRRDRLHRRIRLIVAATISYNVIEAAVAIAAGTAASSVALIGFGLDSVVEVLSAAAVAWQFTRRDPERWERPTLRVIAIAFFALAAYVTVSSAVALAGGAEVRHSTIGIVLTVVSVILMPFLSLAERRAGRELGSATAVADSTQTLICAWLSAAVLAGLVLNSTLGWWWADAVAGLVIAAFATHEGVEAWKGDACATSVGMILEAQEGDEPDDS; from the coding sequence CTGCACGTGCTGAGTCCCCCGGCCGCGCTCTCGGCCGACCGACGCGACCGGTTGCACCGGCGCATCCGGCTGATCGTCGCCGCCACGATCTCGTACAACGTCATCGAGGCCGCCGTCGCGATCGCCGCGGGAACCGCCGCCTCCTCGGTCGCGCTGATCGGATTCGGGCTCGACTCCGTCGTCGAGGTGCTCTCGGCGGCCGCCGTGGCCTGGCAGTTCACCCGTCGCGACCCCGAGCGCTGGGAGCGACCGACGCTGCGGGTCATCGCGATCGCGTTCTTCGCGCTCGCCGCCTACGTGACGGTGTCTTCGGCGGTCGCGCTCGCCGGCGGAGCCGAGGTGCGGCACAGCACGATCGGCATCGTGCTCACGGTGGTGAGCGTCATCCTGATGCCGTTCCTCTCGCTCGCCGAGCGCCGGGCCGGGCGCGAGCTCGGCTCGGCGACGGCCGTCGCCGACTCCACGCAGACCCTCATCTGCGCGTGGCTCTCGGCCGCCGTGCTCGCCGGACTCGTGCTCAATTCGACGCTGGGCTGGTGGTGGGCCGACGCCGTCGCCGGCCTCGTCATCGCCGCCTTCGCGACGCACGAGGGCGTCGAGGCGTGGAAGGGCGACGCCTGCGCGACCTCGGTCGGCATGATCCTCGAGGCCCAGGAGGGCGACGAGCCCGACGACTCCTGA
- a CDS encoding ArsR/SmtB family transcription factor produces MTFATATLTHRAALSRFGHALGDPTRTGILLALREAPGFPSDLADALGVSRQVMSNQLACLRGCGLVEAVPEGRRTWYRLADPHLAPALDELLRVVLHVEPDCCDGEGCTC; encoded by the coding sequence ATGACGTTCGCGACGGCCACCCTGACCCACCGAGCGGCGCTGAGCCGGTTCGGCCATGCGCTCGGCGATCCCACACGGACGGGCATCCTGCTCGCGCTCCGCGAGGCGCCCGGCTTCCCATCCGATCTGGCCGACGCGCTCGGCGTCTCGCGGCAGGTCATGTCGAACCAGCTGGCGTGCCTGCGCGGCTGCGGGCTCGTCGAGGCGGTCCCCGAGGGGCGGCGCACGTGGTACCGGCTCGCCGATCCGCACCTCGCACCGGCCCTCGACGAACTGCTGCGCGTCGTGCTGCACGTCGAGCCCGACTGCTGCGACGGCGAGGGCTGCACGTGCTGA
- a CDS encoding M20/M25/M40 family metallo-hydrolase: MAESSANPDAPTELEETARIARDLIRIDTTNHGEGRSNGEREAAEYVEAELAALGLEPRIFESAPGRASVVARVPGRNPAKPGLVLHGHLDVVPADSRAWSVDPFAGEIRDDCLWGRGAVDMKDMDAMILTSIGDILRSGDLPERETVVAFFADEEAGGGYGASWMVDEHPELFAGASEAISEVGGYSITVGGTRAYLLQTGEKALVWVRLRARGTAAHGSRLIRDNAVTRLAEAIAALGRTEWPVRLTDTTRELLGEIATALGVDPEQVSPDELALATGSASGFITATLRTTANPTLLHAGYKHNVIPDLAEALVDIRTLPGEEDQVLARVREIVGDDIEIEIVHRDVGLEAPTSGPLVDAVTRAITAHDPGAAIFPYMLSGGTDNKSLSRLGIRGYGFAPLRLPDTLDFPAMFHGVDERVPLDALAFGRQVLRDLLLDY; encoded by the coding sequence ATGGCCGAATCCTCCGCGAATCCAGACGCCCCGACCGAACTCGAGGAGACCGCCCGCATCGCCCGCGACCTCATCCGCATCGACACGACGAACCACGGGGAAGGCCGCTCCAACGGCGAGCGCGAGGCCGCCGAGTACGTCGAGGCCGAGCTCGCGGCCCTCGGCCTCGAACCCCGGATATTCGAGTCCGCTCCCGGCCGCGCGAGCGTCGTCGCCCGGGTTCCGGGCCGCAACCCGGCGAAGCCCGGCCTCGTGCTGCACGGCCACCTCGACGTCGTGCCCGCCGACTCCCGCGCCTGGAGCGTCGACCCGTTCGCGGGCGAGATCCGAGACGACTGCCTGTGGGGCCGCGGCGCTGTCGACATGAAGGACATGGATGCCATGATCCTCACCTCGATCGGCGACATCCTCAGGTCGGGCGACCTGCCCGAACGCGAGACCGTGGTCGCGTTCTTCGCCGACGAGGAGGCCGGCGGCGGGTACGGCGCGAGTTGGATGGTCGACGAGCACCCCGAGCTGTTCGCCGGCGCGAGCGAGGCGATCAGCGAGGTCGGCGGGTACTCCATCACCGTGGGCGGCACCCGTGCCTACCTGCTGCAGACGGGCGAGAAGGCGCTGGTCTGGGTGCGGCTGCGTGCGCGGGGCACCGCCGCGCACGGCTCCCGGCTCATCCGCGACAACGCGGTCACACGGCTCGCCGAGGCGATCGCCGCACTCGGGCGCACCGAGTGGCCCGTGCGGCTCACCGACACCACCCGCGAACTGCTCGGCGAGATCGCGACGGCGCTGGGCGTCGACCCCGAGCAGGTCTCGCCCGACGAGCTCGCGCTCGCCACCGGGTCGGCCTCGGGCTTCATCACCGCGACGTTGCGCACGACGGCGAATCCGACCCTGCTGCACGCCGGCTACAAGCACAACGTGATCCCCGACCTGGCCGAGGCGCTCGTCGACATCCGCACCCTGCCCGGCGAGGAGGACCAGGTGCTGGCGCGCGTGCGCGAGATCGTGGGCGACGACATCGAGATCGAGATCGTGCACCGCGACGTCGGGCTCGAGGCGCCGACCTCTGGGCCGCTCGTCGACGCCGTCACGCGCGCGATCACGGCGCACGACCCCGGCGCGGCGATCTTCCCGTACATGCTGAGCGGCGGCACCGACAACAAGTCGCTCAGCCGGCTCGGCATCCGCGGGTACGGGTTCGCGCCGCTGCGGCTGCCCGACACGCTCGACTTCCCGGCGATGTTCCACGGCGTCGACGAGCGGGTTCCGCTCGACGCGCTAGCATTCGGGAGGCAGGTGCTCCGGGACTTGCTGCTCGACTATTGA
- a CDS encoding undecaprenyl-diphosphate phosphatase, with protein sequence MLEALILGLVQGLTEFLPISSSAHLRILGEFLPNAQDPGAAFTAITQLGTETAVVVFFWRDIVRIISHWFGSFTGRVPRNDPDARMGWLIIVGSLPIGILGLLFQDEIETTFRSLWIVATMLIVFGLILGLADWAGRKTRTLDRLTVGHGILFGLAQALALIPGVSRSGGTISMGLFLGYTREAAARYAFLLAIPAVFASGLFQAFKSIGEPSVYGPIETAAATLVAFVVAILIIAFFMQYISRHSYLLFVIYRIALGGLIFWLLAAGVIDA encoded by the coding sequence GTGCTCGAAGCCCTGATCCTGGGCCTCGTGCAGGGGCTGACGGAGTTCCTGCCGATCTCGTCCAGCGCGCACCTGCGCATCCTGGGCGAGTTCCTCCCGAACGCCCAGGACCCGGGCGCCGCGTTCACCGCGATCACCCAGCTCGGCACCGAGACGGCCGTGGTCGTGTTCTTCTGGCGCGACATCGTGCGCATCATCTCGCACTGGTTCGGCTCGTTCACGGGCCGGGTGCCGCGCAACGACCCCGACGCGCGCATGGGCTGGCTGATCATCGTCGGTTCGCTGCCGATCGGCATCCTCGGGCTGCTGTTCCAAGACGAGATCGAGACCACGTTCCGGTCGCTGTGGATCGTCGCGACCATGCTCATCGTGTTCGGCCTCATCCTGGGCCTGGCCGACTGGGCGGGGCGCAAGACCCGCACGCTCGACCGGCTCACGGTCGGCCACGGCATCCTGTTCGGGCTCGCGCAGGCACTGGCGCTCATCCCCGGCGTCTCCCGGTCGGGCGGCACGATCTCGATGGGGCTGTTCCTCGGGTACACGCGCGAGGCCGCGGCGCGGTACGCGTTCCTGCTCGCCATCCCGGCGGTGTTCGCCTCGGGGCTGTTCCAGGCGTTCAAGAGCATCGGCGAGCCGAGCGTGTACGGCCCGATCGAGACGGCCGCGGCCACGCTGGTCGCGTTCGTCGTCGCGATCCTCATCATCGCGTTCTTCATGCAGTACATCTCACGGCACAGCTACCTGCTGTTCGTGATCTACCGCATCGCGCTGGGCGGGCTCATCTTCTGGCTGCTCGCGGCCGGCGTCATCGACGCCTGA
- a CDS encoding PAC2 family protein produces MHQPVGFGSGRLLVVAFEGWNDAGEAASGAARLLVERLGLVEIAAVDPELYYDYQFNRPTVVSGDDGVRRIEWPGAALLGPGGPADDGDDAVTGPGAAVLHVLLGAEPARSWKSFASELIDAALAADVDGIVLLGAMLADAPHTRPLMVFASSENPDVRQSLGVERSSYEGPIGILTVLADQAERVGIPTVTLWASVPHYVHNAPSPKAVLALLAKLEELTGLSIPRGSLEVDAAAWEAGVDALAADDEEMAGYIEQLERARDAVDAPEASGEAIAKEFERYLRRRGDQRGDEPWRPPAGG; encoded by the coding sequence GTGCATCAGCCGGTCGGGTTCGGAAGCGGACGCCTGCTCGTCGTCGCCTTCGAGGGTTGGAACGATGCCGGCGAAGCCGCCAGCGGCGCCGCGCGCCTGCTCGTCGAACGCCTCGGGCTCGTCGAGATCGCCGCGGTCGACCCCGAGCTCTACTACGACTACCAGTTCAACCGCCCGACGGTCGTCTCGGGCGACGACGGCGTGCGTCGCATCGAATGGCCGGGTGCAGCGTTGCTCGGTCCCGGCGGCCCGGCCGACGACGGCGATGACGCGGTCACCGGGCCGGGTGCGGCCGTGCTGCACGTGCTGCTCGGCGCCGAACCCGCCCGGAGCTGGAAGAGCTTCGCGTCCGAGCTGATCGACGCCGCCCTCGCGGCCGACGTCGACGGCATCGTGCTGCTCGGCGCTATGCTCGCCGACGCACCGCACACCCGCCCCCTCATGGTGTTCGCCTCGAGCGAGAACCCCGACGTGCGCCAATCGCTCGGCGTCGAACGCTCGAGCTACGAGGGGCCCATCGGCATTCTCACCGTGCTGGCCGACCAGGCCGAGCGGGTCGGCATCCCGACCGTGACGCTCTGGGCGTCGGTGCCCCACTACGTGCACAACGCGCCGTCGCCGAAGGCGGTGCTCGCCCTGCTGGCCAAGCTCGAGGAGCTCACCGGCCTGTCGATCCCCCGCGGCAGCCTCGAGGTCGACGCCGCGGCGTGGGAGGCCGGAGTCGACGCCCTCGCCGCCGACGACGAGGAAATGGCCGGGTACATCGAGCAGCTCGAGCGCGCCCGCGATGCCGTCGATGCGCCCGAGGCGAGCGGCGAGGCGATCGCGAAGGAGTTCGAGCGGTATCTGCGCCGCCGAGGCGACCAGCGCGGCGACGAGCCCTGGCGGCCGCCGGCAGGCGGCTGA
- a CDS encoding HAD family hydrolase gives MTTRLPAAVLWDMDGTLVDTEPYWIAAETEMVEEFGGTWTHDDAMRLVGSGLWESAEVFQRYGVDLDADTIVARLTERVREQLSEHGVPWRPGAKELLEALREASVPTALVTMSVRSMAQDIVDAIPFHAFDLLVTGDEVAEAKPHPEPYLTAAQQLGVPIGECVAIEDSPAGLTSAATAGAVAIGVPNILALDDVPHHLLWSTLDGRTADDIAAAYAGARA, from the coding sequence GTGACCACTCGCCTTCCCGCCGCCGTCCTCTGGGACATGGACGGCACGCTCGTCGATACCGAGCCCTACTGGATCGCCGCCGAGACCGAGATGGTCGAGGAGTTCGGCGGTACCTGGACCCACGACGACGCCATGCGGCTGGTCGGTTCGGGGCTGTGGGAGTCGGCCGAAGTGTTCCAGCGCTACGGCGTCGACCTCGACGCCGACACCATCGTGGCGCGGCTCACCGAGCGCGTGCGCGAACAGCTCTCCGAGCACGGCGTGCCGTGGCGGCCTGGTGCGAAGGAACTGCTCGAAGCGCTGCGCGAGGCATCCGTGCCCACCGCGCTCGTGACCATGTCGGTGCGCTCCATGGCCCAGGACATCGTCGACGCCATCCCCTTTCACGCCTTCGACCTGCTTGTCACGGGCGACGAGGTCGCCGAGGCGAAGCCGCACCCCGAGCCGTACCTCACCGCGGCGCAGCAGCTCGGCGTGCCGATCGGCGAGTGCGTCGCCATCGAGGACTCGCCGGCCGGGCTCACCTCGGCGGCGACCGCCGGGGCCGTTGCGATCGGCGTGCCGAACATCCTCGCCCTCGACGACGTGCCGCACCACCTGTTGTGGTCGACACTCGACGGCCGCACGGCCGACGACATCGCCGCCGCCTACGCCGGGGCGCGCGCATGA